The proteins below are encoded in one region of Syngnathus acus chromosome 2, fSynAcu1.2, whole genome shotgun sequence:
- the LOC119135137 gene encoding twist-related protein 2-like, whose translation MRDEEQTGADHLVGAVVSSEENIGKAPSNACPVLVATPAFRRRKRHTASPEAGVATAVASTDNKPEDDIRIDTLTGLKKLKRSPQHLPASSGTSLSPVPGPSPGGLSPLEDPHGQRVIANIRERQRTQSLNEAFASLRKIIPTLPSDKLSKIQTLKLASRYIDFLYQVLQSDEIDSKLSGCNYLAHERLSYAFSVWRMEGAWTTMSASH comes from the coding sequence ATGAGAGACGAGGAGCAGACTGGCGCAGATCATCTGGTGGGAGCCGTGGTTTCCAGTGAGGAGAACATCGGGAAAGCTCCATCAAATGCATGTCCTGTCCTCGTGGCAACGCCTGCATTCCGCAGGCGGAAACGCCACACAGCCTCACCTGAGGCGGGCGTCGCCACTGCCGTGGCATCAACCGACAACAAGCCGGAAGACGACATCCGCATCGATACTCTGACTGGACTGAAAAAACTCAAAAGGAGTCCGCAACATCTGCCCGCTTCTTCGGGGACATCCCTTTCCCCGGTTCCTGGTCCAAGTCCTGGTGGGTTGTCGCCCCTGGAGGACCCACATGGCCAACGTGTGATCGCCAACATCCGAGAGCGCCAGCGAACGCAATCCCTGAATGAAGCCTTCGCCTCCTTACGTAAAATAATCCCAACGCTCCCTTCAGACAAACTGAGTAAGATCCAGACCCTTAAATTGGCGTCGCGCTACATTGACTTCCTGTACCAGGTTCTACAGAGCGACGAGATCGATTCAAAGCTGAGTGGCTGTAACTACCTGGCCCATGAGAGACTAAGCTATGCCTTCTCTGTCTGGAGGATGGAGGGGGCCTGGACCACTATGTCTGCCAGTCACTAG